From Ramlibacter tataouinensis, the proteins below share one genomic window:
- a CDS encoding DUF1302 domain-containing protein, whose product MRAPRSMIRLSAVLLLLPGGLSVHAVEYEVAGGKLTVTGSVTAGGSWRTDSQDTTLLPNVNSSQVGIVGNAITPAAGRNQDDGNLNYSKGDPVSQVMNGYLALEYKQGAYGAAASVKAWYDYLLEHGGVPWGNIPNRYTPDASLGDGGAQPRTQFSGVAIDNLKVFGRNEVGGLPLDWTLGWQKLDWGNRLLVIGGLRDLNPIDIPALTRPGMLQRDQETRIPVPQIFAKLGVSKSTSIEGFYQFHFERNAPNQCGTFYTAVDYFSDGCNAVTLGNDSDRVALATGNFIPRAPNVMPSNSGQGGLAVLHTVDEWDTKFGLYATRFHSRAGFSGIYKSLRAGAPFLPNDPGGLNPRYFTEFPEGINMFGGSFETKVKGGLIFGELTYRPNQPLQFNAADLVAAAVSNVAPTPLRARMNALGPGGTLSGFERHKNVQFQLGEVGQVPKVLGAAGLNWGAEVVYKGVPDLPDPSVTRFGRSDIFGQGPVNGVCPPPAVAIQCTTDGYVSRHAWGYRVFGGLRYANVADGVDLVPAILFGQDVKGWSGDAGILEGRKLVLASLRAVFRGGFVAEVAWFPTWGGTYNNQRDRSAIQVFVGQRF is encoded by the coding sequence ATGCGTGCGCCTCGTTCGATGATCCGCCTCTCCGCAGTCCTGTTGCTGTTGCCGGGAGGCTTGTCGGTTCATGCCGTCGAATACGAAGTGGCCGGCGGCAAGCTCACTGTCACCGGGTCGGTCACTGCCGGCGGCTCCTGGCGGACGGACTCGCAGGACACCACGCTGCTGCCGAATGTGAACAGCTCGCAGGTGGGCATCGTCGGCAACGCGATCACGCCGGCCGCCGGCCGCAACCAGGACGACGGCAACCTCAACTACAGCAAGGGTGACCCGGTGTCGCAGGTCATGAACGGCTACCTCGCGCTGGAGTACAAGCAGGGGGCCTATGGCGCGGCGGCGAGCGTCAAGGCCTGGTACGACTACCTGCTGGAACACGGCGGTGTCCCTTGGGGCAATATCCCGAACCGCTACACGCCCGATGCCAGTCTGGGTGACGGCGGTGCCCAGCCCCGCACGCAGTTCAGCGGCGTCGCGATCGACAACCTCAAGGTGTTCGGCCGCAACGAGGTCGGCGGCTTGCCGCTCGACTGGACCCTGGGCTGGCAGAAACTCGATTGGGGCAACCGACTGCTGGTGATCGGTGGCCTGCGCGACCTCAACCCGATCGACATCCCGGCGCTCACCCGGCCCGGCATGCTGCAGCGGGACCAGGAGACGCGCATCCCGGTGCCGCAGATCTTCGCCAAGCTCGGCGTCTCGAAGTCGACCAGCATCGAGGGCTTCTACCAGTTCCACTTCGAGCGCAACGCGCCCAACCAGTGCGGCACCTTCTACACGGCGGTGGACTACTTCTCGGATGGCTGCAACGCGGTGACGCTGGGCAACGATTCCGATCGCGTTGCCCTTGCGACGGGCAACTTCATTCCGCGTGCGCCCAACGTGATGCCCTCCAACTCCGGCCAGGGCGGGCTGGCCGTGCTGCACACGGTCGACGAATGGGACACCAAGTTCGGTCTCTACGCCACCCGCTTCCACTCGCGGGCCGGCTTCAGCGGCATCTACAAGTCGCTGCGTGCCGGGGCGCCTTTCTTGCCGAACGATCCCGGCGGCCTGAACCCGAGGTACTTCACCGAGTTCCCGGAGGGCATCAACATGTTCGGCGGCAGCTTCGAAACCAAGGTCAAGGGTGGCCTGATCTTCGGCGAACTGACCTACCGTCCGAACCAGCCGCTGCAGTTCAACGCGGCCGACCTCGTGGCGGCGGCCGTATCCAACGTCGCGCCGACGCCGCTGCGGGCCAGGATGAACGCGCTGGGGCCGGGCGGCACCCTGAGCGGATTCGAGCGGCACAAGAACGTGCAGTTCCAGCTCGGCGAGGTGGGGCAAGTTCCGAAGGTGCTTGGCGCGGCGGGCCTCAACTGGGGCGCCGAGGTGGTTTACAAGGGCGTGCCGGACCTGCCGGATCCTTCGGTGACGCGCTTCGGCCGCAGCGACATCTTCGGGCAGGGGCCGGTCAACGGCGTCTGCCCGCCGCCGGCGGTCGCGATCCAGTGCACCACCGACGGCTACGTATCGCGCCATGCATGGGGCTATCGCGTGTTTGGCGGCCTGCGCTATGCCAACGTGGCCGATGGCGTCGACCTCGTACCCGCCATCCTCTTCGGCCAGGACGTCAAGGGCTGGTCCGGCGACGCCGGTATCCTCGAGGGCCGCAAGCTGGTCCTGGCATCGCTGCGGGCCGTCTTCCGTGGAGGTTTCGTGGCCGAAGTCGCCTGGTTCCCGACCTGGGGCGGCACCTACAACAACCAGCGCGATCGCAGCGCGATCCAGGTGTTCGTCGGCCAGCGCTTCTGA
- a CDS encoding lipid-transfer protein, whose protein sequence is MNGKAYVAGVGMVPFGKPGASDNYEIMAAAAVRKALANAGLEYGDVQQAIVGYVYGDSTAGQKALYNVGMTGIPVANVNNNCSTGSTALFLARQLVEAGAVDCVLALGFEQMQAGALQTHWTDRPSPFADFDKLCDDINPYPVPLALRYFGGAGKEYMDKYGTTPELFAKVRAKASRHARNNPMALFRKEVTAEDVMASPVVFPEAGMTRLMACAPTCGAAAALLVSHDFAERKKLDRRVFIAAQAMTTDRPGTFEKRSMMTLVGADMTREAAEMVYEKAGIGPKDVDVVELHDCFAQNEVVTYEGLRLCEEGGADKFVSEGQNTYGGRIVTNPSGGLLSKGHPLGATGLAQCTELVEQLRGTAGERQVPNARIGLQHNLGLGGACVVTLYQRAN, encoded by the coding sequence ATGAATGGAAAAGCATACGTTGCCGGCGTCGGCATGGTGCCGTTCGGCAAGCCCGGCGCTTCCGACAACTACGAGATCATGGCCGCCGCTGCCGTGCGCAAGGCGCTGGCGAACGCGGGGCTGGAGTACGGCGACGTCCAGCAGGCCATCGTCGGCTACGTCTACGGCGACTCGACCGCCGGCCAGAAGGCGCTCTACAACGTCGGCATGACCGGCATCCCGGTCGCCAACGTCAACAACAACTGCTCCACCGGCTCCACCGCGCTGTTCCTGGCGCGCCAACTGGTGGAAGCCGGCGCTGTCGACTGCGTGCTGGCGCTGGGTTTCGAGCAGATGCAGGCCGGCGCGCTGCAGACGCACTGGACGGACCGGCCCTCGCCGTTCGCCGACTTCGACAAGCTCTGCGACGACATCAATCCCTACCCGGTGCCGCTGGCGCTGCGGTACTTCGGCGGCGCGGGCAAGGAGTACATGGACAAGTACGGCACCACGCCCGAGCTGTTCGCCAAGGTGCGCGCCAAGGCCAGCCGCCACGCCAGGAACAACCCGATGGCGCTGTTCCGCAAGGAAGTGACCGCGGAAGACGTGATGGCCTCGCCCGTGGTGTTCCCTGAAGCCGGCATGACCCGCCTGATGGCCTGCGCGCCCACCTGCGGGGCGGCGGCTGCCCTGCTGGTGTCGCACGACTTCGCCGAACGCAAGAAGCTGGACCGCCGCGTTTTCATCGCCGCCCAGGCGATGACGACCGACCGCCCCGGCACTTTCGAGAAGCGCAGCATGATGACCCTGGTCGGCGCCGACATGACGCGCGAGGCGGCCGAGATGGTGTACGAGAAGGCCGGCATCGGCCCGAAGGACGTCGACGTGGTCGAACTGCACGACTGCTTCGCGCAGAACGAAGTCGTGACCTATGAAGGCCTGCGCCTGTGCGAGGAGGGCGGCGCCGACAAGTTCGTCTCCGAGGGCCAGAACACCTACGGCGGGCGCATCGTCACCAATCCCTCGGGCGGCCTGCTGTCCAAGGGCCATCCGCTGGGCGCCACGGGCCTGGCGCAATGCACGGAACTGGTCGAGCAGCTGCGCGGCACTGCGGGCGAACGCCAGGTGCCGAACGCGCGCATCGGCCTGCAGCACAACCTCGGTCTCGGCGGCGCCTGCGTCGTCACCCTCTACCAGCGCGCGAACTGA
- a CDS encoding LuxR C-terminal-related transcriptional regulator, translated as MRGRIKAVLVVAPAGYGKSTLMAQWFESLRGEQEAQASWLNLDENDNDPERLLHYLIAALQAAIPELRRDPTLDFQAPVTTEAKLDALGARLADFDRKLVLFIDDAHVLADGQALQVFEWLVRFAGDSLRFVIGCRQVPRVGMPELRLRGELVELDQSAMAFTTDEVESFWHERQLGPLDRRAFATLLEKTEGWAAVIELLTLALNEEPNAAKLIADFSATERGVVEYLGEVVFGRLAAQQREQIHRLAQFDRFCAELALQACGPGVPDDLLAELQRRRLFVIPLDRKGQWFRFHHLVRDYLRRQLPRGLADTTRQTLLAGGQWFHDNGMPDDAIDCAVRAQAWDQACQWLAASIGSQARRMGSGTSVARWMPLIPREQIDRYPQIRISYMSTLAYHQEKELLQRELADFESLIHAWERSGGRDANDMDAMRSTLALHRLMWRALSDGGVDMLPHAQAWLERWPQARPRMLGDALIAAAYACKTAGEIDRGIDYASRARQTLSGHGGPFGVSRSMLVTAVLWLKRGDYRAAQSVSEEGLRFVAEKLNRHPEHMAYHHAVLSAVQYEFDDMAQAVKELESELAAVDATGIADVLILIYLTRARLQFLQGERDAGLEALSLGRRLGVRRELPRLTITLAAEECTWLCRFGEQAAALDLARQFGFDRREFTGYDLLADKAARIGPRLLLAKSPEQALVQLEPAIVRSREKGFHHRHVELLILQAMALVRSGREADAAGAWAAALELGERFGYRRVFLDDAEMVATLSQAARGRKEVPRPAWLQARPKAVLLESDEQLTRKELRILKHLDSGRSNGEIAESLFISEGTLKWHLRNLYRKLGCKNRSGAIAAARRRGVIENGPA; from the coding sequence GTGCGAGGGCGCATCAAAGCGGTCCTGGTCGTGGCGCCGGCCGGCTACGGCAAGTCGACGCTGATGGCACAGTGGTTCGAATCGTTGCGCGGCGAGCAGGAAGCGCAGGCGTCCTGGCTCAACCTGGACGAGAACGACAACGACCCCGAGCGCCTGCTGCACTACCTGATCGCCGCGTTGCAGGCGGCCATTCCGGAACTGCGCAGAGATCCCACACTGGATTTCCAGGCGCCCGTGACCACGGAAGCCAAGCTCGATGCGCTCGGCGCCCGGCTCGCAGACTTCGATCGCAAGCTGGTGCTGTTCATCGACGACGCCCATGTGTTGGCGGATGGCCAGGCCCTGCAGGTCTTCGAGTGGCTGGTCCGCTTCGCCGGCGACAGCCTGCGTTTCGTCATCGGTTGCCGGCAGGTGCCGCGCGTGGGCATGCCGGAACTCAGGCTGCGCGGTGAGTTGGTCGAACTCGACCAGTCCGCTATGGCCTTCACCACCGATGAAGTCGAGAGCTTTTGGCATGAGCGGCAACTTGGACCGTTGGACCGCAGGGCGTTTGCGACCCTTCTCGAGAAGACGGAGGGCTGGGCCGCCGTGATCGAGCTGTTGACGCTGGCGCTCAACGAAGAGCCCAATGCCGCGAAGCTGATCGCCGACTTCTCGGCCACGGAGCGCGGCGTGGTGGAATACCTGGGCGAGGTGGTGTTCGGGCGGCTGGCTGCCCAGCAGCGCGAGCAGATCCATCGCCTGGCCCAGTTCGACAGGTTCTGCGCCGAACTGGCCCTGCAGGCCTGCGGGCCCGGTGTGCCGGACGACTTGCTGGCTGAGCTGCAACGGCGCAGGCTGTTCGTCATTCCTCTCGATCGCAAAGGCCAGTGGTTCCGTTTCCATCACCTGGTGCGCGACTACCTGCGGCGCCAGCTGCCTCGGGGCCTCGCGGATACCACGCGGCAGACGCTGCTGGCCGGTGGCCAGTGGTTCCATGACAACGGCATGCCCGATGACGCAATCGACTGCGCCGTGCGTGCCCAGGCCTGGGACCAGGCCTGCCAGTGGCTGGCCGCCTCGATCGGGAGCCAGGCCCGGCGCATGGGTTCGGGCACCAGCGTGGCGCGCTGGATGCCCCTGATTCCCCGGGAGCAGATCGACCGCTATCCCCAGATCCGCATCAGCTACATGTCCACCCTGGCCTATCACCAGGAGAAGGAGCTGCTGCAGCGTGAGCTCGCCGACTTCGAATCGCTGATTCACGCCTGGGAGCGCTCCGGCGGGCGGGACGCGAACGACATGGATGCGATGCGCAGCACGCTGGCGCTGCACCGGCTGATGTGGCGGGCCCTGAGCGACGGCGGTGTGGACATGCTGCCGCACGCGCAGGCCTGGCTGGAACGCTGGCCGCAGGCGCGGCCCCGCATGCTGGGCGATGCGCTGATCGCTGCGGCCTACGCCTGCAAGACGGCCGGCGAGATCGACCGCGGCATCGACTACGCGTCTCGCGCGCGCCAGACCCTCTCCGGGCATGGCGGTCCCTTCGGGGTGTCGCGCAGCATGCTCGTCACGGCGGTGCTGTGGCTCAAGCGTGGCGACTACCGGGCGGCCCAGTCGGTCAGCGAAGAGGGCCTGCGCTTCGTCGCCGAAAAGCTCAATCGGCACCCGGAGCACATGGCCTACCACCACGCGGTGCTCTCCGCAGTCCAGTACGAGTTCGACGACATGGCGCAAGCGGTCAAGGAGCTCGAAAGCGAACTCGCCGCGGTGGACGCGACCGGCATCGCGGACGTGCTGATCCTGATCTACCTGACGCGAGCGCGCCTGCAGTTCCTGCAGGGCGAGCGAGATGCCGGCCTGGAGGCGCTGAGCCTGGGCCGGCGGCTGGGCGTGCGCCGCGAACTGCCGCGCCTGACCATCACGCTGGCGGCCGAGGAGTGCACCTGGCTGTGCCGCTTTGGCGAACAGGCGGCGGCGCTGGACCTGGCGCGCCAGTTCGGCTTCGATCGCCGGGAATTCACCGGCTATGACCTGCTGGCCGACAAGGCGGCGCGCATCGGTCCGCGGCTGCTGCTTGCCAAGTCGCCCGAACAGGCGCTGGTCCAGCTCGAGCCGGCGATCGTCCGCAGCCGGGAGAAGGGCTTCCATCACCGCCACGTCGAGTTGTTGATCCTGCAGGCGATGGCCCTGGTGCGCAGCGGGCGCGAGGCCGATGCCGCGGGCGCATGGGCGGCCGCGCTGGAACTGGGAGAGCGCTTCGGCTACCGCCGTGTGTTCCTGGACGACGCGGAGATGGTCGCCACGCTGTCCCAGGCCGCCAGGGGGAGGAAAGAGGTTCCGCGGCCCGCCTGGTTGCAAGCCAGGCCGAAGGCGGTCCTGCTCGAATCGGACGAGCAGCTCACGCGCAAGGAACTGCGCATCCTCAAGCATCTGGATTCCGGCCGCTCCAATGGCGAGATCGCCGAATCGCTGTTCATCTCCGAGGGCACGCTGAAATGGCACCTGCGCAACCTCTACCGCAAGCTCGGCTGCAAGAACCGCAGCGGCGCGATCGCCGCGGCCCGGCGCCGCGGGGTCATTGAGAACGGGCCGGCCTAG
- a CDS encoding SDR family NAD(P)-dependent oxidoreductase: MGKLEGKVALISGSGRGIGQAVALKLASEGASVVINDLDAAPADETVAQIKAAGSKAVACVGSVTAPDFAERFVKTAIENFGGLDIIVNNAGYTWDNVLQKMTDEQWYAMIDVHLTAPFRILRAASGFIREAVKAETEAGKQVFRKVVNISSIAGVGGNAGQANYAAAKAGIIGLTRTMAKEWGRYKVNVNCVAYGLINTRLTSAPADGSSEIDVEGKKIKTGVNPDLLKAMEAMIPLGRGGTPEEAAGAVAMFCYPESNYVSGELLVCGGGFRI, from the coding sequence ATGGGAAAGCTCGAAGGCAAGGTAGCCCTCATCAGCGGTTCGGGCCGCGGCATTGGCCAGGCGGTGGCGCTGAAGCTGGCGTCCGAAGGCGCCAGCGTCGTCATCAATGACCTCGACGCCGCGCCGGCGGACGAAACCGTGGCGCAGATCAAGGCCGCCGGCAGCAAGGCCGTGGCCTGCGTCGGCAGCGTGACCGCGCCCGATTTCGCCGAGCGCTTCGTCAAGACCGCCATCGAGAACTTCGGCGGCCTGGACATCATCGTCAACAACGCCGGCTACACCTGGGACAACGTCCTGCAGAAGATGACCGACGAGCAGTGGTACGCCATGATCGACGTGCACCTGACGGCGCCCTTCCGTATCCTGCGCGCCGCCAGCGGTTTCATCCGCGAAGCGGTCAAGGCCGAAACCGAAGCCGGCAAGCAGGTGTTCCGCAAGGTGGTGAACATCTCCTCGATCGCCGGCGTGGGCGGCAACGCCGGCCAGGCCAACTATGCGGCGGCCAAGGCCGGCATCATCGGCCTGACCCGCACCATGGCCAAGGAGTGGGGCCGCTACAAGGTCAACGTCAACTGCGTGGCCTATGGCCTGATCAACACCCGCCTGACCAGCGCGCCCGCCGACGGCTCCTCCGAGATCGACGTCGAAGGCAAGAAGATCAAGACCGGCGTCAACCCCGACCTGCTCAAGGCAATGGAAGCCATGATCCCGCTGGGCCGTGGCGGCACGCCGGAAGAAGCCGCGGGCGCCGTGGCGATGTTCTGCTACCCCGAGTCGAACTACGTGTCCGGCGAACTGCTGGTCTGCGGCGGCGGCTTCCGCATCTAA
- a CDS encoding glycine zipper 2TM domain-containing protein, whose amino-acid sequence MKTKLFAAALAVFLTTLAGCASMDRNTAGTVGGAALGGVAGHAVTGGSTLGTVGGAAAGAYIGNRATK is encoded by the coding sequence ATGAAAACGAAGCTCTTCGCGGCCGCTCTGGCCGTATTCCTGACGACGCTGGCCGGCTGTGCCAGCATGGACCGCAATACCGCCGGCACAGTGGGTGGTGCCGCGCTCGGCGGCGTGGCAGGCCACGCCGTGACTGGCGGCAGCACGCTAGGCACCGTCGGCGGCGCCGCGGCTGGCGCCTACATCGGCAACAGGGCGACCAAGTAG
- a CDS encoding MaoC family dehydratase N-terminal domain-containing protein translates to MIDKKHIGLELPAVNWPVERGRVMAFARAIGDTRPECLDDSAARDAGYRGLVAPPTFWFGAWADGGTLELMLSKLDVPIARILHGEQSFTYGAPVCAGDVLTIKTRITDIVDKKGGKMEFVTQRSTITNQLGDTVGEMTAVIVARS, encoded by the coding sequence ATGATCGACAAGAAGCACATCGGGCTGGAGTTGCCGGCCGTGAACTGGCCGGTGGAGCGCGGACGCGTGATGGCGTTCGCCCGTGCCATCGGCGACACCCGTCCGGAGTGCCTGGACGACTCCGCCGCCCGCGACGCCGGCTATCGCGGCCTGGTGGCGCCGCCCACCTTCTGGTTCGGCGCCTGGGCCGACGGCGGCACGCTGGAGCTGATGCTCTCGAAACTGGACGTGCCGATCGCGCGCATCCTGCACGGCGAGCAGTCCTTCACCTATGGCGCCCCCGTGTGCGCCGGCGATGTCCTGACGATCAAGACGCGCATCACCGACATCGTCGACAAGAAGGGCGGGAAGATGGAATTCGTCACCCAGCGCTCCACCATCACCAACCAGCTGGGTGACACCGTGGGCGAGATGACCGCGGTGATCGTCGCGCGGAGCTGA
- a CDS encoding acyl-CoA dehydrogenase family protein: MGIPRTLFAEEHLQFKEAVDRFLDGEVVPNYERYEDQGFIDREVWTQAGQAGFLCPTMPEEYGGSGVDRLFSVVLFEAFSRKHVPALLGMSLHNEIVAPYILNYGSEQLKRKYLPKMASGEMIGAIAMTEPGAGSDLQGVRATAVRQGDHYVLNGSKTFITNAVLCDLVIVVAKTDPAGGAKGTSLFIVDTSMPGFTKGKRLKKVGLKAQDTGELFFDNVKVPVENLLGEENKGFSYLMHELAWERLQIAIAAVAQMEQAIEDTSRYCRERKAFGKEIMDFQTTRHKLTEAMTEVQVARVFVDRCIELRLKGELDAATASMAKYWCTDLTSKVLDVCLQLHGGYGYMWEYPIARAWADARVSRIYGGANEIMKEVISRQLP, from the coding sequence GTGGGTATCCCGCGCACCCTGTTTGCCGAAGAACACCTGCAGTTCAAGGAAGCGGTCGACCGCTTCCTGGATGGCGAGGTGGTGCCGAATTACGAGCGCTACGAGGACCAGGGCTTCATCGACCGCGAGGTCTGGACCCAGGCCGGCCAGGCCGGCTTCCTGTGCCCGACCATGCCGGAGGAATACGGCGGCTCCGGCGTCGACAGGCTCTTCAGCGTGGTGCTGTTCGAGGCGTTCTCGCGCAAGCACGTGCCCGCGCTGCTGGGCATGTCGCTGCACAACGAGATCGTTGCGCCGTACATCCTGAACTACGGCAGCGAGCAGCTCAAGCGCAAGTACCTGCCGAAGATGGCGAGCGGCGAAATGATCGGCGCCATCGCCATGACCGAGCCGGGCGCCGGCTCCGACCTGCAGGGCGTGCGCGCCACGGCGGTGCGCCAGGGCGACCACTATGTGCTGAACGGCTCCAAGACCTTCATCACCAACGCCGTGCTGTGCGACCTGGTGATCGTGGTGGCCAAGACCGATCCGGCCGGTGGCGCCAAGGGCACCAGCCTGTTCATCGTCGACACCTCCATGCCCGGCTTCACCAAGGGCAAGCGGCTGAAGAAGGTCGGCCTGAAGGCGCAGGACACGGGCGAGCTGTTCTTCGACAACGTCAAGGTGCCGGTGGAGAACCTGCTGGGCGAGGAGAACAAGGGCTTTTCCTACCTGATGCACGAGCTCGCCTGGGAGCGCCTGCAGATCGCCATTGCCGCGGTCGCGCAGATGGAGCAGGCGATCGAGGACACGTCCCGGTATTGCCGCGAGCGCAAGGCCTTCGGCAAGGAGATCATGGATTTCCAGACCACCCGGCACAAGCTGACCGAGGCGATGACGGAAGTCCAGGTGGCACGTGTATTCGTGGACCGCTGCATCGAGCTGCGGCTCAAGGGTGAACTCGACGCTGCCACCGCGTCCATGGCCAAGTACTGGTGCACCGACCTCACGAGCAAGGTGCTGGACGTGTGCCTGCAGCTGCACGGTGGCTACGGCTACATGTGGGAGTACCCGATTGCCCGCGCCTGGGCCGACGCGCGCGTGTCGCGTATCTACGGTGGCGCCAACGAGATCATGAAGGAAGTGATCTCGCGCCAGCTGCCATGA
- a CDS encoding MaoC family dehydratase — translation MSTKDQTLNIGDALPEMRLPPVDRTMLAIFAGASGDLNPIHIDIDFARRAGMPDVFAHGMLGMAWLGRLLTQWAPQSKLRRFDVRFMAITHLGNRPVLTGKVVEKLEQGGEPLARVQVEMRNQYGELKIQGEALVALN, via the coding sequence ATGAGCACCAAGGACCAGACCCTCAACATCGGCGACGCGCTGCCCGAAATGCGGCTGCCGCCGGTGGACCGCACCATGCTGGCGATCTTCGCCGGCGCCTCGGGCGACTTGAACCCGATCCACATCGACATCGACTTCGCGCGCCGCGCCGGCATGCCCGACGTGTTCGCGCACGGCATGCTGGGCATGGCCTGGCTGGGCCGGCTGCTCACGCAGTGGGCCCCGCAGTCGAAGCTGCGCCGCTTCGACGTGCGCTTCATGGCCATCACGCATTTGGGTAACCGCCCGGTGCTCACCGGCAAGGTGGTCGAGAAGCTGGAGCAGGGCGGCGAGCCGCTCGCCCGGGTGCAGGTCGAAATGCGCAATCAATACGGCGAACTGAAGATCCAGGGCGAGGCCCTGGTGGCATTGAACTGA
- a CDS encoding MFS transporter has protein sequence MTTTSRLPCDEASVRHGDQETPCSASQKRWVLAASILGSSLAFVDGTIVNVALPAIQRELGASVYQAQWVVESYALLLAALLLVGGALGDRLGRRRVFLIGVAIFALASLACALSQNVQQLIAARAVQGVGGALLVPGSLALISAAFPEDERGRAFGTWAAFSGITSALGPLLGGYLIDRLSWAWAFAINLPLAAIVLAISWLRVPESRHGEATGPLDVPGALLATLGLGGLVFFFVEAPSRGWNAPAVVIAAAIGVAALVAFVVVERAQRVPMLPFELLRRRNFAGANLLTLLLYAALGGGLFFLPLNLIQVQGLSATAAGAALLPFILIMFALSRWAGGLVDRQGARRPLIVGPLIAAAGFALLALPGTAASYWTGFLPGVAILGLGMAIAVAPLTTTVMNSVDADAIGTASGVNNALSRVAGVLAIAVFGALMAAVFEPRLRAATAGLPEEVAAAVWQQRDRLAAIELPAGSPGAQQAQAAVHEAFVAGYRWIMVVSAALALASAGAAALWVENVGQRPAAAPVHRRAKGSRLGP, from the coding sequence ATGACCACCACCTCGCGTCTTCCCTGCGACGAAGCTTCGGTCCGGCATGGCGATCAGGAAACGCCTTGCAGCGCATCGCAAAAGCGCTGGGTGCTGGCGGCCTCCATCCTCGGCTCCAGCCTGGCCTTCGTCGACGGCACCATCGTCAACGTCGCCCTTCCGGCGATCCAGCGCGAGCTGGGCGCTTCGGTGTACCAGGCGCAGTGGGTGGTCGAGTCCTATGCGCTGCTGCTCGCGGCATTGCTGCTGGTGGGCGGCGCGCTGGGGGACCGGCTGGGGCGCCGGCGCGTGTTCCTGATCGGGGTGGCCATCTTCGCCCTCGCCTCGCTGGCCTGCGCCTTGTCGCAAAACGTGCAGCAACTGATTGCCGCGCGCGCGGTGCAGGGCGTGGGCGGTGCGCTGCTGGTGCCCGGCAGCCTGGCCCTGATCAGCGCCGCTTTCCCGGAGGACGAACGCGGGCGCGCTTTCGGCACCTGGGCGGCGTTCAGCGGAATCACCTCCGCGCTCGGGCCGCTGCTCGGCGGCTACCTGATCGACCGGCTTTCCTGGGCCTGGGCCTTTGCGATCAACCTGCCGCTGGCAGCCATCGTGCTCGCCATCAGCTGGCTGCGCGTGCCCGAGAGCCGGCACGGCGAGGCCACCGGGCCGCTCGACGTGCCCGGCGCCCTGCTCGCCACGCTCGGCCTCGGCGGGCTGGTGTTCTTCTTCGTCGAGGCGCCCTCGCGCGGCTGGAACGCGCCTGCGGTCGTGATCGCCGCGGCGATCGGCGTGGCCGCGCTGGTCGCGTTCGTGGTGGTCGAACGCGCCCAGCGCGTGCCCATGCTGCCTTTCGAGCTGCTGCGCCGGCGCAATTTCGCCGGCGCCAACCTGCTGACGCTGCTGTTGTATGCGGCCCTCGGCGGCGGCCTGTTCTTCCTGCCGCTCAACCTGATCCAGGTGCAGGGCCTGTCGGCCACCGCGGCCGGTGCCGCGCTGCTGCCCTTCATCCTGATCATGTTCGCGCTGTCGCGCTGGGCAGGCGGCCTGGTGGACCGGCAGGGCGCGCGCCGCCCGCTGATCGTCGGGCCCCTGATCGCGGCGGCGGGCTTCGCCCTGCTGGCCCTGCCGGGCACCGCCGCCAGCTACTGGACCGGCTTCCTCCCCGGTGTCGCCATCCTCGGCCTGGGCATGGCGATCGCCGTTGCGCCGCTCACCACCACCGTGATGAATTCGGTGGACGCCGATGCGATCGGCACCGCCTCCGGGGTGAACAATGCCCTGTCGCGCGTGGCCGGCGTGCTGGCGATCGCCGTCTTCGGCGCGTTGATGGCGGCGGTGTTCGAGCCGCGGCTGCGGGCGGCCACCGCGGGCCTGCCCGAGGAGGTGGCCGCCGCGGTCTGGCAGCAGCGCGACCGCCTCGCGGCGATCGAACTGCCGGCCGGCTCACCCGGCGCGCAACAGGCGCAGGCCGCCGTGCACGAAGCCTTCGTCGCGGGTTACCGCTGGATCATGGTCGTCAGCGCGGCGCTGGCGCTCGCGAGCGCGGGCGCGGCTGCCCTGTGGGTGGAGAACGTCGGCCAGCGCCCCGCCGCGGCACCGGTGCATCGACGGGCCAAGGGCTCACGGCTCGGGCCCTGA
- a CDS encoding DUF3597 domain-containing protein, whose amino-acid sequence MSIFKDILNKIFHRGGGEQAQTPAASAEAPMPSGADAATAGLAAQAAATAEAVAAMPPVDVEAVLNEIAAQNSQKLNWRTSIVDLMKLLDLDSSFKARKDLATELGYTGALDGSAEMNTWLHRQVMTKLAQNGGKVPAELRD is encoded by the coding sequence ATGAGCATCTTCAAGGACATCCTCAACAAGATCTTCCATCGCGGCGGCGGCGAACAGGCGCAGACGCCTGCGGCGTCTGCAGAGGCCCCCATGCCATCGGGCGCCGACGCCGCGACCGCCGGCCTCGCGGCGCAGGCGGCAGCCACGGCGGAGGCAGTCGCTGCCATGCCGCCGGTGGATGTCGAGGCCGTGCTGAATGAAATCGCGGCACAGAACAGCCAGAAGCTGAACTGGCGCACGTCCATCGTGGACCTGATGAAGCTGCTGGACCTGGATAGCAGCTTCAAGGCGCGGAAGGATCTTGCGACCGAGCTCGGCTACACGGGTGCCCTGGATGGCTCGGCCGAGATGAACACCTGGCTGCACCGGCAGGTGATGACCAAGCTGGCGCAGAACGGCGGCAAGGTGCCGGCCGAGCTCAGGGACTGA